The following are from one region of the Chlamydiota bacterium genome:
- the galE gene encoding UDP-glucose 4-epimerase GalE, producing the protein MRVLVTGGAGYIGSVTVAALLEGGHEVLVFDSLEHGHRGAVAPGARLVVGDLADGGAIEKALRTHRAEAVVHFAAYSLVGESVAQPARYFLNNVSNGLVLLEAMRRTGVGRIVFSSSAAVYGSPRRIPIAEDDPAEPINPYGESKLFLERVLGRYHRAYGLECVSLRYFNAAGATPACGEDHDPETHLIPSVLRAALGKAPAVKLFGTDYETPDGTCVRDYVDVGDLADAHVLALNCRGERTYNLGDGRGFSVREVLDAARRVTGLPIPEEAAPRRPGDPAVLIAGAERIRRELGWTPRRTGLDEIIGGAWEWMRRNPEGYRD; encoded by the coding sequence GTGAGGGTCCTCGTCACGGGAGGGGCGGGCTACATCGGAAGCGTGACGGTCGCGGCGCTTCTCGAGGGCGGCCACGAGGTCCTCGTCTTCGACAGCCTGGAGCACGGGCACCGCGGGGCGGTCGCGCCGGGCGCGCGCCTGGTCGTCGGGGATCTCGCCGACGGCGGCGCGATCGAGAAGGCGCTCCGAACGCATCGCGCGGAGGCGGTCGTGCACTTCGCCGCCTACAGCCTCGTCGGCGAATCGGTGGCGCAGCCGGCGCGGTATTTTTTGAACAACGTCTCCAACGGCCTCGTGCTCCTCGAGGCGATGCGCCGCACGGGCGTCGGCAGAATCGTCTTCTCCTCCTCGGCCGCGGTCTACGGCTCGCCGCGGAGGATCCCGATCGCGGAGGACGACCCCGCGGAGCCGATCAACCCCTACGGCGAGTCCAAGCTGTTCCTCGAGCGGGTGCTCGGCAGGTATCACCGCGCCTACGGGCTGGAGTGCGTCTCCCTCCGCTACTTCAACGCGGCGGGAGCGACGCCGGCATGCGGAGAGGACCATGATCCCGAGACGCATCTCATCCCGTCGGTGCTGCGGGCGGCCCTCGGGAAGGCGCCCGCGGTGAAGCTGTTCGGGACCGACTACGAAACCCCCGACGGGACCTGCGTGCGGGACTACGTCGATGTAGGCGACCTCGCCGACGCGCACGTCCTCGCCCTGAACTGCCGGGGGGAACGAACCTACAACCTCGGCGATGGCAGGGGCTTCTCGGTGCGCGAGGTGCTCGATGCGGCGCGACGCGTCACCGGACTGCCGATACCCGAGGAGGCGGCGCCCCGGAGGCCCGGGGACCCCGCGGTGCTGATCGCGGGCGCGGAGAGGATACGGCGCGAGCTCGGCTGGACGCCGCGCCGGACCGGCCTCGACGA